One window of the Vicinamibacterales bacterium genome contains the following:
- a CDS encoding DivIVA domain-containing protein, with amino-acid sequence MKVTPLDLRQTKFRVALRGYDRNEVDALLNEVADDYEQALRETDRLHQELLRLEAVIAEHREHERNLRNTLLTAQRLADEIREHAEQESRRIVDDAETRADLIFQQTQGRIEEVQREIDSLKMKRRDVETTLQSTIATLRNALEFVREQEQKEREDKILLHRPRQATTEPAAGQPAAAGTATPVMRALDQAAEGK; translated from the coding sequence ATGAAGGTGACTCCACTCGATTTGCGGCAGACGAAGTTCCGGGTTGCGCTCCGGGGCTACGACCGGAACGAGGTCGACGCGCTGCTCAACGAGGTGGCTGACGACTACGAGCAGGCGCTGCGCGAGACGGACCGTCTCCACCAGGAACTGCTGCGGCTCGAGGCGGTCATTGCCGAGCACCGCGAGCACGAGCGCAACCTCAGGAATACGCTGCTCACCGCCCAACGGCTCGCCGACGAGATCCGCGAGCACGCGGAGCAGGAGTCGCGGCGCATCGTCGATGACGCCGAGACCCGCGCAGACCTCATCTTCCAACAGACGCAAGGTCGCATCGAAGAGGTTCAGCGGGAAATCGACAGCCTGAAGATGAAGCGCCGCGACGTCGAGACAACCCTTCAATCCACGATCGCGACCCTGCGAAACGCACTCGAATTCGTACGGGAGCAGGAGCAGAAGGAGCGAGAGGACAAGATCCTGCTCCATCGCCCCAGACAGGCCACCACCGAGCCGGCCGCTGGTCAGCCTGCGGCGGCAGGCACTGCGACGCCGGTGATGCGCGCGCTCGACCAGGCGGCAGAAGGCAAGTGA
- the hutI gene encoding imidazolonepropionase yields the protein MIAADFVIRNTRQVITCAGPAPRSGAAQHDVAPLANGVVASRRGRIVFVGTASDAEALLDVDATAVVVDAGGGTVMPGFVDPHTHVIYGGDRREELRQRLAGATYAEIAASGGGILSTVRATREATENDLVDSAKCRLAEMLRCGTTTAEAKSGYGLETAAELKMLRAIRRLSASQPIELVPTFLGAHEIPVEYRDRRQEYVDLLVREMIPTVAAQHLAKWCDVFCEVGVFTPAESRAILEAGTAAGLRPRIHADELAASGGSDVAAEVGARSADHLLFVQPASADRMARSGVVATLLPAAAFYLKLGAYAPARMLIEHGVPVALATDLNPGGGFTPSMPFVITLACFGMKMTLEEALVAATLNAAYAIDRDRDVGSLEAGKQLDAVVVDGDAIDLIRVGARAITAVVKNGVVVSTS from the coding sequence GTGATCGCAGCCGATTTCGTCATCAGGAACACGAGGCAGGTCATCACCTGCGCCGGCCCGGCGCCCCGATCCGGCGCGGCGCAGCACGACGTCGCTCCCCTCGCCAACGGGGTGGTCGCCTCTCGTCGCGGCCGCATCGTCTTTGTCGGCACCGCGTCCGACGCGGAGGCCCTCCTCGACGTCGACGCCACCGCGGTGGTCGTGGACGCAGGCGGCGGGACCGTCATGCCCGGCTTCGTCGATCCACACACCCACGTCATCTACGGCGGCGACCGCCGCGAGGAACTGCGCCAACGCCTGGCTGGTGCGACCTACGCCGAGATCGCCGCGTCTGGCGGTGGCATTCTCAGCACCGTGCGCGCCACACGCGAGGCCACCGAGAACGACCTCGTGGACTCCGCGAAATGCCGACTCGCCGAGATGCTTCGCTGCGGGACGACCACAGCCGAAGCCAAGAGCGGGTACGGGCTCGAAACAGCAGCCGAGCTGAAGATGCTGCGGGCGATCCGACGCTTGTCGGCCTCTCAACCCATCGAGTTGGTGCCCACGTTCCTCGGAGCGCATGAGATTCCGGTCGAGTACCGGGACCGGCGGCAGGAGTACGTGGATTTGCTCGTCCGCGAGATGATCCCGACGGTGGCGGCGCAGCATCTTGCGAAGTGGTGTGACGTGTTCTGTGAAGTGGGCGTCTTCACGCCCGCCGAATCGCGGGCCATCCTCGAAGCCGGTACCGCGGCCGGCCTGCGGCCGCGCATCCATGCCGACGAACTCGCGGCATCCGGCGGATCGGACGTCGCCGCAGAGGTTGGGGCGCGATCGGCCGACCACCTGCTGTTCGTGCAGCCCGCGTCGGCCGATAGGATGGCACGTTCCGGAGTCGTCGCGACGCTGCTGCCCGCGGCGGCCTTCTACCTCAAGCTCGGCGCGTATGCCCCGGCTCGCATGCTCATCGAACACGGGGTGCCCGTCGCCCTGGCCACCGACCTGAATCCCGGCGGCGGGTTCACACCGTCGATGCCGTTTGTCATCACGCTGGCATGCTTCGGGATGAAGATGACGCTGGAGGAGGCGCTGGTCGCCGCCACGCTCAACGCGGCCTACGCCATCGACCGCGATCGCGACGTGGGCAGCCTCGAGGCCGGCAAGCAGTTGGACGCCGTTGTCGTCGACGGCGACGCCATCGATCTAATCAGGGTTGGGGCTCGGGCCATCACGGCGGTCGTCAAGAACGGTGTCGTCGTCAGTACATCCTGA
- a CDS encoding zinc ribbon domain-containing protein → MSFLDKVTKAVGDVVDRGKKDLDQFMRIQKVNGEISAIETKVAELKGQVQQAKQEAGEKAIDLMKAGTLSNPDLLVFVERLTAIDERIAAEQAAIAAKRADIEKIKAEAAAEHAAQSQMATTPAVPPAAPVVPPPLPVPPEAAPAPAASSVPPLPEAAKACPQCGQPVANGAFCTECGAKLG, encoded by the coding sequence ATGTCGTTTCTCGACAAAGTGACGAAGGCCGTCGGGGATGTGGTGGACCGGGGCAAGAAGGACCTGGACCAGTTCATGCGCATCCAGAAGGTCAATGGTGAGATCAGCGCAATCGAGACGAAGGTCGCTGAACTCAAGGGCCAAGTCCAGCAGGCCAAGCAGGAAGCCGGCGAGAAGGCGATCGACCTGATGAAGGCGGGAACTCTCTCGAACCCGGATCTGCTGGTGTTCGTCGAGCGGTTGACGGCGATTGACGAGCGGATTGCGGCCGAGCAAGCGGCGATCGCGGCGAAGAGAGCTGACATCGAGAAGATCAAGGCGGAGGCTGCCGCTGAGCACGCCGCTCAGTCTCAGATGGCGACAACGCCAGCCGTTCCCCCGGCGGCACCTGTCGTTCCGCCGCCTCTGCCCGTGCCGCCCGAGGCCGCTCCGGCACCCGCGGCGTCCAGCGTTCCTCCATTGCCTGAGGCCGCGAAGGCCTGTCCTCAGTGCGGTCAGCCCGTTGCCAACGGTGCGTTCTGTACCGAGTGCGGGGCGAAGCTCGGCTGA
- a CDS encoding CoA pyrophosphatase translates to MTSSLGLADVRAALIETVASPAEEVDGRAAAVAAVLHEGRAGVELLFIRRARRRGDPWSGHMAWPGGKREPNDGAMIECAIRETCEEVGLDLAADGELLGRLSVVRFQGTGAKGLRAIVPYVFCVARLPDLRPSAEVQETVWIPLTYFTGWATRRPWVWAARWLPQVPPAYRYEGRLVWGLTQWMLADLIARLAAGRKSLPE, encoded by the coding sequence ATGACCTCCAGCCTGGGTCTCGCGGACGTCCGTGCTGCACTGATCGAGACGGTGGCCAGCCCCGCAGAGGAGGTTGACGGCCGCGCGGCCGCCGTCGCCGCGGTGCTGCACGAGGGCCGCGCAGGCGTGGAGTTGTTGTTCATCAGACGGGCGAGGCGCCGCGGAGACCCGTGGTCGGGCCACATGGCCTGGCCAGGCGGCAAGCGCGAACCGAACGACGGCGCCATGATCGAATGCGCCATCCGCGAGACATGCGAGGAGGTGGGCCTCGACCTCGCCGCCGATGGCGAGCTGTTGGGCCGACTGAGCGTGGTTCGGTTCCAGGGCACGGGCGCGAAAGGGCTGCGTGCCATCGTGCCCTACGTCTTCTGCGTGGCGAGGCTGCCCGACCTGCGGCCGAGTGCCGAGGTGCAGGAGACGGTCTGGATTCCCCTGACGTACTTCACGGGGTGGGCAACGCGTCGTCCATGGGTGTGGGCGGCGCGTTGGCTGCCGCAGGTACCGCCTGCCTATCGCTACGAAGGCCGTCTCGTATGGGGCCTGACACAGTGGATGCTGGCCGACCTGATCGCGCGCCTCGCCGCAGGCCGGAAATCACTCCCGGAGTGA